In Actinoplanes lobatus, the DNA window AGGCAACCCCCGTGCCTGGCCAGCAAACCGCAACCACCCGCCCAGCGCCACCGGCGCTACGGCAGAGGGCAGCCCGGGCGCCTGGCCGGTATCACCGCGACCGCCCGCCCAGGATGGCCGAAAACGGGCGGCCGTGACCGGCGGCAGGGTGAGGAAGTGACGGGCGGCCGTGACCGGCGGCAGGGTGAGGAAGTGACGGGCGGCCCGGCCTGCCCGGGCACCGATCTCCGCCCGGCGGGTGCGGCACAGGCCGGAGCGGGCAGCGAGATCGCGTCGAGCGGACGGAACGGCCCTGACAGGGCAGGACGAGGACACGCGTACCGAAAAGGATCGGAACGCGGACCTCGACCACGAAAGCTCTTGAGAACCCAGCCGCAGAAACGCGGTCAGGCGACCATGCGAATGACGGCCGTCAGGCCGACGGCGACGATCACCGTGCGGAGGACCTTGTCCGGCAGGCGGCGGCCGTAGCGGGCGCCGAGCATCCCGCCGGCCACCGATCCGACCGCGATCAGCAGGGCCGGCAGCCAGGCGACCACCCCGGCCGCGACGAAGACCAGGGCCGCGACCGTGTTGGCCAGCCCGGCGATGATGTTCTTGAGGCCGTTGACCTGTTGCAGGTTCGGGGAGACGAGGATGCCGAGCACGCCGAGCAGCAGGACTCCGAGCGCCGCGCCGAAGTAGCCGCCGTAGACGCCTGCCGCGAACACGGCGCCGATGAGGACCGGGCCGACAGGGCGGGGGCCGGCCGCCGTCCGGCGGCGCAGCGTGCGGACGAGCCAGGGCTGGAGGATGATCAGCACCAGTGCCAGGCTGATCAGGACCGGGACGACGGCGCCGAAGGTGGTCTCGGGCAGGACGAGCAGCAGCAGCGCCCCGCCGATCGCGCCGGCCACGGCCGCGGCGCCGAGGGGCAGCAGCAGGCGGCGGTGGGTGGCGACTTCGGCCCGGTATCCGTAGGCGGCCGCGAACGAGCCGGGCACGAGGCCGACCGTGTTCGAGGCGTTGGCGACGACCGGCGGGTAGCCGAGGGCCAGCAGTACCGGGAAGGTCACCAGGGTTCCGGAGCCGACCAGCGCGTTGATCGCGCCGGCCACCACTCCTGCCGCGAGGATCTGGGCGGCTTCGATGGCATGCATGGGCGTGCACCTCTCACACGGGACGGTCGCCGCCGACGAGGGTCGCCGCCGTCCATGGGTTCGTGATCAAGAGCGATCCTAGGAGCGATCCGGTGGATCACCCAAGGGGCCGGCCACATGCGACACCGATGGCGCTGCCCGGGCCGATC includes these proteins:
- a CDS encoding sulfite exporter TauE/SafE family protein; translation: MHAIEAAQILAAGVVAGAINALVGSGTLVTFPVLLALGYPPVVANASNTVGLVPGSFAAAYGYRAEVATHRRLLLPLGAAAVAGAIGGALLLLVLPETTFGAVVPVLISLALVLIILQPWLVRTLRRRTAAGPRPVGPVLIGAVFAAGVYGGYFGAALGVLLLGVLGILVSPNLQQVNGLKNIIAGLANTVAALVFVAAGVVAWLPALLIAVGSVAGGMLGARYGRRLPDKVLRTVIVAVGLTAVIRMVA